Proteins co-encoded in one Pseudodesulfovibrio sp. S3 genomic window:
- a CDS encoding YbaY family lipoprotein, whose amino-acid sequence MKSTILAMLALCALSLISLSGCKGDPVADNPNAIALKTSVHYQELLLLPPGCMLTVSLQNISQLNSATNTVASTTVTVQAAPPYEVILKYDAQRISDRLSYALHARIELDGQLLFTNNTRIDPFAGPAGQPIKILVQKVKR is encoded by the coding sequence ATGAAAAGCACCATACTCGCCATGCTTGCACTGTGCGCCCTGTCCCTCATCTCTCTGAGCGGCTGCAAGGGCGACCCGGTGGCGGACAATCCCAATGCGATCGCATTGAAGACATCGGTCCATTACCAGGAGCTGCTCCTGCTGCCTCCGGGCTGTATGTTGACCGTCTCCCTGCAAAACATCTCGCAACTGAACTCCGCCACCAATACGGTGGCCAGCACCACCGTGACGGTCCAGGCTGCGCCACCCTATGAGGTGATCCTGAAATACGATGCCCAGCGCATCAGCGACCGGCTAAGCTATGCCCTGCATGCACGCATCGAATTGGACGGACAACTTCTGTTCACCAACAACACCCGAATCGATCCCTTTGCCGGACCGGCAGGGCAACCTATCAAGATCCTGGTGCAGAAGGTCAAACGCTAA